The DNA region AGGCGTCGACGTTCTCCTCCAACAAGTGGGGCTGGCTGGAGCGTTCCGCCCCGGACGCGTTCGTGCTGCGCACCTCGCTGGGCCGGCTGCGCGAGGAGGAGCCGCTGGAGCTGCCGGACGGGGAACTGGTCGCCCGTTCGCTGGCCGACCTGGGCGAGGCGATCGGCCTGACCGCCCGCCCGTACGACACCGCCGTCACCCGCTGGCGGGCCGGACTGCCGCAGTACCCGGTCGGCCACCTGGACCGGGTGGCCCGGATCCGGGCGGCCGCGGACCGGGTGGGCGCGCTGGCGCTGTGCGGCGCCGCGTACGACGGGGTGGGCATCCCGGCGTGCATCGCGAGCGCCCGGACGGCCGTCGCGGGGCTCGACGGAGTGCTGACCCCGCCGACCGGGGAGAACGTCACGGAGAGGACAATGAGCGCATGACTGAGACCGTTGAGCAGCAGCCGGAGAAGAAGAAGGCACGGGACCTGAACCAGGTCATCCGCTACACCATGTGGTCGGTGTTCAAGCTCAAGGGCGCACTGCCCGAGGACCGCGCCGCGCTGGCCGCGGAGGTCGACGAGCTGTTCGCCCAGCTCGACGCCAAGGACGTCACGGTGCGCGGCACCTACGACGTCTCCGGTCTCCGCGCGGACGCCGACATCCTGGTCTGGTGGCACGCCGCCGACTCCGACGACCTGCAGGAGGCGTACAACCGCTTCCGCCGCACCGGCCTCGGCCGGGAGCTGGAGCCGGTCTGGTCGAACATGGCGCTGCACCGCCCGGCCGAGTTCAACAAGTCGCACATCCCGGCGTTCCTCGCCGACGAGCGCCCGCGCGACTACGTCTGCGTGTACCCGTTCGTCCGCTCCTACGAGTGGTACCTGCTGCCGGACGCCGAGCGGCGCGCGATGCTCGCCGAGCACGGCCAGATGGCGCGCGGCTACCCGGACGTGCGGGCCAACACGGTCGCCTCGTTCGCGCTGGGCGACTACGAGTGGCTGCTCGCCTTCGAGGCGGACGAGCTGCACCGGATCGTGGACCTGATGCGCGACCTGCGCCCGTCCCGGGCCCGGCTGCACGTCCGCGAGGAGGTGCCGTTCTTCACCGGCCGCCGCAAGCCGGTCAGCGAGCTGCTCAACGGCCTCGTCTGAGGAACGCGCGGCCCCGGCCGCGGGATGCCGGTCTCCGGGGACGCGCCCCGGCGGCCGGCATCCGCCGTTCCGCGGCCCGCTCCCGGGCCGTTCCCGGTGCGCTCGGTCGCGGCTCGGCTCGGTGGCGGCTCGGTCGCAGCTCGGTCGCGGCTCAGTGGCGGCGGAGGGCGGCGCGGAGGCGGGCGTCGGGGAGGGCGTCGGTGCCGTTCATGGCGACGGCGGTGAACAGCTCGCGCTCGTCGTCGTCGGTCAGGCCGTGCTGGCGCGGCGGACGGACCTCGCGGAGCACCTCCTGCCCGATCGGCGAGGCCCAGCCGGTGTACGGGTGGACGTCGACCCGGGCCATCAGCAGGGTGCCGGTGGTGAGGACCACCGGCAGCGAGAACCAGGCCAGCGGCGCCAGTGCGTCACCGTTCGCCAGGACGCTCGTGGCCAGTGCGGCGGCCAGCAGCACCAGGGACAGCAGCAGCGCCTGCCGGACCTGCCGGATCACCAGGACGGTGTGCCGCTGGACGGCCGCCGGGGTGGCCAGACCGGCCAGTGAGAGCCGGCTGCCGATCTCCATCACGGTCGGGTGCGCGGCCATCGCCTCGCGCAGCTCACCGGTGCGGCACTGGCCCTCGGGACCGACGGTGGCGAGCACCGCGCGCTCCAGCCGGCTGCGCCCGCGCGGGTCGACGACCGTGGTCCAGCCGGTGTGGGCGAGGTGCAGCCGCCCCCGGGAGGCCATCAGGACGAGGGCCAGCTCCACCACCCGGTCCGGGCCGCCGGCCAGGTAGGCCGTCTCGTAGAGCCCGATCCCGACCGCCTCAGGAGGCCGCGGCCCCTCCTGCCCGGCCAGTGCGTCGGCGGTCGCGGTCATCCGGACGAGCCGGATGCAGGACAGGACCGCAGCGACGCAGGCCGGGAGCAGGAAGAGCAACCACATGGGCTTGTTGTAGACCCGTCGCCGTCGCGGGTGGAACGCATTCCCGGACCGCGATACCGAACTGTGACGTCCGGGACGGGCCGGGATCAGGAGCCGCAGCCGCCTCCGCCGCAGCTGGAACCGCAGCTGGAGGACGAGGAGGAGCCGCAGGAGGAGCCGGAGGAGGAGCTGCAGCTCGACGAGGAGGACGACCCGCAGCCGCTGCTGCCGCCGCACCCCGAACCGGACGACCCGGAGTCGGAGGAGGAGCCGCACCAGGTGGCCGCGGTGCCGCAGGAGGAGCCGGACGACGAGGACGAGGACGAGCCGCTGCCCCCGGCGTACGCACCGGCCCGGACGGCCTGGTCGGCCTGGTCGGCCGCCGCCGAGGCGAGCATCGCCTCCCGGAGTTCCTCGTCGGCCAGGCCGGCGGCGGCCAGGCCGCCGAGCGCGATGGCGCCGAGCAGCGCGGCGTCGGCGGCGCGCAGGGCCGGACGGTCGGCGGGCTTCCACGGCTTGCCGGTGTCCATCAGGAGGAGCTGGCGGCGCCCGGCGGGCGTGATCCGGCCCTTGAGCGGCCAGGTGACCAGCACCGAGAGCAGGCCGAACGCGAGCAGGACCAGCGGGAGCCAGAGCGCCGGGCGGTCGTAGCCGGGCTCGTCGGAGTCCAGCAGGTAGGCGGCGGCGGTGAAGGCCACCACGTCCAGCAGGGCGATCCAGAGCAGCCGGCGGGCCAGCTTGGCGCGGCGCAGCCGGGCGGGGTCGCGCAGCAGGCCGCGCCCGGCCAGCCGGTCGCCGATCTCCTGCACGGCGGCGGAGCGCATGACCGTGCCGCGCAGCGTGCGGAGTTCGCCGCTGCGGGCCGGGCCGGCCGCCTCGACGACGGCCTGGTCGACGGCGTCGTACGCCTGGGTGCCGGTGATGGTGACGAGGCCGGCGCGGTTGACGACGGCCCGGCCGTCCTGGTGCATCCGGACGAGCGCGGTGTCGAAGACCCGGCCGGGGCCGCCGGAGAGGAAGGCGGTGTCCAGCAGCGGCAGGCCGCGACCGGGCAGGCCCTTGGGGAAGGGCACGCGCTTGGCGGCCTGCTTGGCCTGAGCGGCGTAGAGCACGGCGCCGATCAGCAGCAGGGTGGGGACGATGAAGTAGGTGTTGTGCCACATGGGCGGATTCCCCCGGGGACGGTGAGCGTGGTGCCGCTCGTTCGGGTGCGCGGGACCTGCTGGTCCGGCGCGGGGTCT from Kitasatospora sp. NBC_00458 includes:
- the hemQ gene encoding hydrogen peroxide-dependent heme synthase — protein: MTETVEQQPEKKKARDLNQVIRYTMWSVFKLKGALPEDRAALAAEVDELFAQLDAKDVTVRGTYDVSGLRADADILVWWHAADSDDLQEAYNRFRRTGLGRELEPVWSNMALHRPAEFNKSHIPAFLADERPRDYVCVYPFVRSYEWYLLPDAERRAMLAEHGQMARGYPDVRANTVASFALGDYEWLLAFEADELHRIVDLMRDLRPSRARLHVREEVPFFTGRRKPVSELLNGLV
- a CDS encoding TIGR04222 domain-containing membrane protein, giving the protein MWLLFLLPACVAAVLSCIRLVRMTATADALAGQEGPRPPEAVGIGLYETAYLAGGPDRVVELALVLMASRGRLHLAHTGWTTVVDPRGRSRLERAVLATVGPEGQCRTGELREAMAAHPTVMEIGSRLSLAGLATPAAVQRHTVLVIRQVRQALLLSLVLLAAALATSVLANGDALAPLAWFSLPVVLTTGTLLMARVDVHPYTGWASPIGQEVLREVRPPRQHGLTDDDERELFTAVAMNGTDALPDARLRAALRRH
- a CDS encoding TIGR04222 domain-containing membrane protein → MWHNTYFIVPTLLLIGAVLYAAQAKQAAKRVPFPKGLPGRGLPLLDTAFLSGGPGRVFDTALVRMHQDGRAVVNRAGLVTITGTQAYDAVDQAVVEAAGPARSGELRTLRGTVMRSAAVQEIGDRLAGRGLLRDPARLRRAKLARRLLWIALLDVVAFTAAAYLLDSDEPGYDRPALWLPLVLLAFGLLSVLVTWPLKGRITPAGRRQLLLMDTGKPWKPADRPALRAADAALLGAIALGGLAAAGLADEELREAMLASAAADQADQAVRAGAYAGGSGSSSSSSSGSSCGTAATWCGSSSDSGSSGSGCGGSSGCGSSSSSSCSSSSGSSCGSSSSSSCGSSCGGGGCGS